A window of Costertonia aggregata contains these coding sequences:
- a CDS encoding DUF748 domain-containing protein has product MGQQRKKFRKKRYIVPITIIAVLIVLRLLLPFMVKKYVNGVLADIPGYYGQVSDIDISLLRGAYVIDGLYLNKVDANSKVPFLNLEKTDISIEWGALANGKIVSEIVMTRPQFIYVFEDQQENEAADPDFDDWTKALTDLVPIDINNLKIIDGKAAFVQLTAEPNIDLNLNQIQLNATNLRNVVRTERELPSEIHATAISIGQGNFKLDGKMDLVKQIPDMDVSFSLKNASAKALNDFTNHYAGIDFAEGNFNIFSEIAIADGFLTGYVKPLLKDSKLLNAEQDNFLNTLWEGFVGFFKFILKNKGNNTLATKVPIEGDLNQVKTKVWPTIWNIFKNGWVKAFKGVVDNDVNFEDAEKANEKQKKN; this is encoded by the coding sequence ATGGGACAGCAAAGAAAAAAGTTTCGAAAAAAAAGATATATCGTTCCAATTACGATTATTGCGGTTTTAATAGTGTTGCGACTGCTTTTACCGTTTATGGTAAAAAAATATGTGAACGGTGTTTTGGCAGATATTCCAGGGTACTATGGGCAAGTTTCGGATATAGATATTTCATTGCTTCGTGGCGCATATGTTATTGATGGCCTATACTTGAACAAAGTAGATGCCAATTCCAAAGTACCGTTCCTTAATTTGGAAAAAACCGATATTTCTATTGAATGGGGAGCATTGGCCAACGGTAAGATAGTTAGTGAAATCGTAATGACCCGTCCACAATTTATATATGTGTTCGAAGATCAGCAAGAAAATGAGGCTGCCGACCCAGATTTTGATGACTGGACAAAAGCCTTGACCGATCTAGTGCCCATAGATATCAATAATCTAAAAATCATTGACGGTAAAGCGGCGTTTGTACAACTTACCGCTGAACCCAACATTGATTTAAACTTAAATCAAATCCAGTTGAACGCGACCAATCTAAGAAATGTAGTGCGTACCGAACGTGAGCTCCCTTCGGAAATTCATGCAACCGCTATATCAATAGGACAGGGAAACTTTAAACTTGACGGAAAGATGGATTTGGTAAAGCAAATTCCCGATATGGACGTTTCCTTCTCGTTGAAAAATGCCTCGGCAAAAGCTCTTAACGATTTTACCAATCACTATGCGGGTATTGATTTCGCCGAGGGCAACTTTAATATTTTTAGTGAGATAGCCATTGCAGATGGTTTTTTGACGGGTTACGTAAAACCATTATTAAAAGATTCAAAATTGCTCAATGCGGAGCAGGATAATTTTTTGAATACCCTGTGGGAAGGTTTTGTTGGTTTTTTCAAATTTATCTTAAAAAACAAAGGGAACAACACACTTGCCACCAAGGTTCCCATTGAAGGAGATTTGAACCAAGTCAAAACCAAAGTGTGGCCCACCATTTGGAACATATTCAAAAACGGTTGGGTAAAAGCTTTTAAAGGTGTTGTCGACAACGATGTGAATTTTGAGGATGCAGAGAAAGCAAATGAAAAACAAAAAAAGAATTAG
- a CDS encoding DUF748 domain-containing protein, whose product MRIPPKNINKAHNIKSKLPRIMFGVVVVLGLSIWAVHVYAKHKLSQLVLERLPNSVELAYSAIDLNLFSGNVVLHEVNVGFLKNDNFKTKGTLDLDKFTIQGLDYRKLLSENTFKANRVCIERGDLEIYDQNSSDIKLAMSDIALELRSFMADSSTLQQKIPFTYKTVDLSLGKLHVAISPFEVLSIDSLFLRNGDLRTTSISIMSKYGKSQLSKKIQYERDHIQLTIPNSSGKNMGMTLVNDSLKFSADNVTFLNPRLALYRDKLVTDNTVKKPLYDTMLNQLPIKLDIKTVVLEDGQVSYAEKTDKAVEPVSISFKSLDATINNLSNTNTQRTEVNARAALMGKAPITLDFSFQVKNQNDTFLASSTLKNLEGSLINPFLESNANVRAQGLIKEMYFTISGNGHKSTGDMKMKYQNFKFTVLDKDRLGINKTLTAIVNLFTNDGSKTDSDGYRYGKIEVERVPTKSFFNYLWLNTKDGLKNTVLGNGKKED is encoded by the coding sequence ATGAGGATACCCCCTAAAAATATAAATAAGGCGCATAACATAAAAAGTAAACTGCCCCGAATCATGTTCGGGGTTGTTGTTGTTTTGGGGTTAAGTATTTGGGCCGTTCATGTATACGCAAAACATAAGTTGTCACAACTTGTTTTGGAACGGTTACCCAATAGTGTTGAACTTGCGTATAGTGCTATTGACCTAAATCTTTTTTCAGGTAACGTAGTTTTGCATGAGGTAAATGTTGGATTTTTAAAGAACGATAATTTCAAAACCAAAGGTACACTTGATCTTGATAAATTTACCATACAAGGTCTGGATTACCGGAAATTGCTTAGCGAAAACACCTTTAAAGCGAATAGGGTGTGCATTGAACGGGGAGATTTGGAAATTTACGACCAAAACTCCAGCGACATTAAACTCGCTATGTCAGATATTGCTTTGGAGTTGCGGTCGTTCATGGCCGATTCTTCAACCTTGCAACAAAAGATACCCTTCACTTATAAAACTGTTGATTTATCGTTAGGCAAACTGCATGTGGCGATAAGTCCTTTCGAGGTATTGAGTATAGATTCACTTTTTTTAAGGAACGGGGATTTACGAACAACATCGATTTCCATCATGTCAAAATACGGTAAATCACAACTTTCAAAAAAAATACAGTACGAACGTGACCACATACAGCTTACCATCCCGAACAGTAGTGGGAAAAATATGGGCATGACCTTGGTGAATGACAGCCTCAAATTTTCAGCGGATAACGTTACGTTTCTAAATCCCCGGCTAGCACTTTACAGGGATAAATTGGTTACTGACAATACCGTTAAAAAACCCTTGTACGACACCATGTTGAACCAGCTTCCCATAAAACTGGACATTAAAACCGTTGTTTTGGAAGATGGACAAGTCTCTTATGCCGAAAAAACGGATAAAGCCGTAGAACCCGTTTCCATCTCGTTTAAAAGTTTGGATGCTACAATTAATAACCTCTCCAATACCAATACACAAAGAACAGAAGTAAATGCGAGAGCAGCACTTATGGGGAAGGCCCCGATAACACTCGATTTTAGTTTTCAAGTAAAGAATCAAAATGATACTTTTTTAGCATCTTCAACCTTAAAAAATCTAGAAGGTTCCTTGATCAACCCTTTTCTCGAATCAAATGCGAACGTAAGGGCCCAAGGCCTTATCAAGGAAATGTACTTTACAATAAGCGGTAACGGCCATAAATCTACCGGCGATATGAAAATGAAGTATCAAAATTTCAAATTTACGGTTTTGGACAAAGATCGGTTGGGAATCAATAAAACCCTGACCGCCATTGTGAATCTATTTACCAACGACGGTTCCAAGACCGATTCCGATGGATACAGATACGGTAAAATAGAGGTAGAAAGGGTGCCTACGAAATCTTTTTTCAACTACCTATGGTTGAATACGAAAGACGGGTTAAAAAATACGGTTCTGGGAAACGGGAAAAAAGAAGATTAA
- a CDS encoding arsenate reductase family protein: MGVISKDKRKLTIYYHSGTTIGEQAHAYANASKKKLHAVDISKTNVTGTQWAELANGLGQSISDLIDTDHPDFIDTYGKEAPKMEEHDWLKILENEPHLLKYPVIINGKKYIQVQSAAEFKKYIEPDSAGLEKKPLDKQFTDEDTP, translated from the coding sequence ATGGGCGTGATTTCAAAAGATAAAAGAAAACTTACGATTTATTATCATTCGGGTACTACAATAGGAGAGCAGGCACATGCCTACGCCAATGCATCAAAGAAAAAATTACATGCAGTAGATATTTCAAAAACAAATGTTACCGGTACGCAATGGGCCGAACTGGCAAATGGTCTAGGACAATCTATTTCTGATTTAATCGATACGGACCACCCTGATTTTATTGATACATACGGAAAGGAAGCACCGAAAATGGAAGAACATGACTGGCTGAAAATTTTGGAAAATGAACCGCACTTGCTCAAATACCCCGTTATAATCAATGGTAAAAAATATATACAGGTACAAAGTGCGGCCGAATTCAAAAAATACATAGAACCAGATAGCGCAGGTTTGGAAAAAAAGCCCTTGGATAAACAATTTACCGATGAGGATACCCCCTAA
- the cls gene encoding cardiolipin synthase — translation MNTFLWVLYGGVTLWSIISIILHGSRPTKSLSWLLAVLLLPFAGPLLYYLFGVNRRKFKFFRLRQTEKRKLFDEKYKDLHELDNKVDFDSKKKEKLSKLIENSTLLAPYGGNKTTVLNGGEETFESIFEALEKAEHFIHLQYYIFSEGELTQKFFEIFEKKIAQGVEVRLIYDSFGSFSFRGKTIKRFRNIGVKAFPMMPIRFGNLLFTLNYRNHRKIIVIDGKVGFTGGVNVSDKYIKPISDLGIWEDLHLKLEGPVVNSLHRIFIKDYHFAGDEELLLSEKYVPKTEPQGNHITQIVAAGPDSKQPAIMQQYIGMINAAEKCISIANPYFIPGRAVLQALMVAALSGIKVNLLVPEESDSKMAKFSMFSRFEQLLAVGVKIYLRPDFSHSKMIQIDNEIASVGSGNFDYRSFEHNFETNALLYDTDLTQQIQNEFDSICGECKSLDYETFKNRPVGQKLLEGLAKFFSPLL, via the coding sequence ATGAATACTTTTTTATGGGTACTGTACGGTGGGGTGACCCTTTGGAGCATCATCAGTATTATATTGCACGGTAGCCGGCCCACAAAATCGTTAAGTTGGTTATTGGCCGTGCTCTTACTGCCCTTTGCAGGGCCATTATTGTATTATTTGTTTGGTGTAAACCGTAGAAAATTCAAATTTTTCAGGCTGCGCCAAACTGAAAAGCGCAAACTCTTTGATGAAAAATATAAAGACCTTCATGAGCTGGACAACAAAGTGGATTTTGATTCCAAAAAAAAGGAAAAACTATCGAAACTTATCGAAAACAGTACGTTATTGGCCCCTTATGGTGGCAATAAGACGACAGTCTTAAATGGTGGAGAGGAAACTTTTGAAAGTATTTTTGAGGCACTGGAAAAGGCTGAACATTTTATCCACTTGCAATATTACATTTTCTCAGAAGGGGAACTCACGCAAAAGTTTTTTGAGATTTTCGAAAAAAAAATAGCGCAGGGCGTAGAAGTGCGCCTTATCTATGATTCTTTTGGGAGCTTTTCCTTTAGAGGGAAGACCATTAAGCGTTTTCGAAATATAGGTGTCAAGGCCTTCCCCATGATGCCCATACGTTTTGGGAATCTACTTTTTACGCTCAACTATAGGAACCATAGAAAAATTATCGTTATTGACGGCAAAGTTGGGTTTACAGGTGGGGTGAACGTATCTGACAAATACATAAAACCTATCTCAGACCTCGGCATTTGGGAAGATTTGCATCTAAAATTGGAAGGCCCCGTGGTAAATAGCTTACACCGCATCTTCATCAAAGATTATCATTTTGCCGGCGATGAGGAGCTGTTGTTGAGCGAAAAATACGTTCCAAAAACTGAACCTCAGGGAAACCATATAACCCAAATCGTTGCTGCTGGACCAGATTCCAAACAACCTGCCATCATGCAACAGTACATAGGAATGATAAATGCCGCAGAAAAATGCATTAGTATTGCGAACCCTTATTTTATACCTGGTAGGGCGGTTCTGCAAGCTCTTATGGTCGCCGCCTTGAGCGGTATTAAAGTCAACCTTTTGGTGCCAGAGGAGTCAGATTCCAAAATGGCAAAATTCAGCATGTTCTCTAGATTTGAACAACTTTTAGCGGTCGGGGTAAAAATATACCTTAGGCCCGATTTTTCGCATAGTAAAATGATTCAGATAGACAATGAAATAGCATCCGTTGGTTCGGGTAATTTTGACTATCGCAGCTTTGAGCATAACTTTGAGACCAATGCTTTGCTTTATGACACGGATTTAACACAACAAATTCAAAATGAATTCGATAGTATTTGTGGGGAATGCAAATCCCTTGATTATGAAACTTTTAAAAACAGACCTGTTGGGCAAAAATTGCTCGAAGGCTTGGCCAAGTTTTTTAGTCCATTATTGTAA
- a CDS encoding GH3 family domain-containing protein, protein MAILGNIIKGIIHASDMVSPDLNAVKQQKQVLKDLLESAQNTQFGKQYQFDKILLAEKTEKDFRAKVPFFDYDQIRKKWWHLVHKGEENITWPGKPDYFALSSGTTGKTSKRIPVTNAMIKSIRKAGIQQVLALRNFDLPSDFFEKEIMMLGSSTDLEEHNDALEGEISGISASNIPFWFQNYYKPGNEIAKIDDWDKRVQHIAEKAKEWDIGALSGIPSWMELMLQKVIEHHNAKNIHEIWPNLQVYTSGGVAFGPYEKSFNALLGKPITVIDTYLASEGFMAFQQRPETGAMKLVTNNGIYFEFIPFKPEYIQSDGSLVQDAPSLTIAEVELHQDYVLVISTVAGAWRYLIGDTIEFTDIDRAEIKITGRTKFFLNTVGSQLSVNKLNDAVKHLEQKYDIQIPEYTLCANRIEDDFYHSWYLGTSSKIDETQLAIALDDFLKHANKNYKVARSKALEGVKVNTILPSVFYDWNAANKKKGGQVKMERVMGEERFAEWKEFADNQG, encoded by the coding sequence ATGGCCATTCTAGGAAATATCATAAAAGGAATCATACATGCTTCGGATATGGTCTCCCCCGATTTAAATGCCGTAAAACAACAAAAACAGGTGTTAAAAGACCTGCTTGAATCTGCTCAGAACACCCAATTTGGTAAGCAGTATCAGTTCGACAAAATTTTATTAGCCGAAAAAACGGAAAAAGACTTCCGCGCAAAAGTTCCTTTTTTTGATTACGATCAAATCAGAAAAAAATGGTGGCACCTTGTCCATAAAGGGGAAGAAAACATTACTTGGCCGGGAAAACCTGATTATTTTGCATTGAGCTCCGGCACAACGGGAAAAACCAGCAAACGCATACCTGTGACCAATGCCATGATAAAATCCATTCGCAAAGCAGGCATTCAGCAGGTTCTTGCGCTTCGTAATTTTGACCTTCCTTCGGATTTTTTTGAAAAAGAGATCATGATGCTCGGAAGTTCTACCGATTTGGAGGAACATAACGATGCTTTAGAAGGGGAAATTAGCGGTATCAGCGCAAGCAATATTCCTTTTTGGTTTCAGAATTACTACAAACCAGGCAATGAGATCGCCAAAATAGATGATTGGGACAAACGTGTTCAACATATTGCCGAAAAAGCCAAAGAATGGGATATTGGTGCTTTAAGCGGCATCCCCTCTTGGATGGAATTGATGTTGCAAAAAGTCATTGAGCATCATAATGCAAAAAACATCCATGAAATTTGGCCAAATTTACAGGTATATACTTCTGGCGGTGTGGCTTTTGGACCTTATGAAAAAAGTTTCAACGCACTTTTGGGCAAACCGATCACGGTCATAGATACGTATTTGGCCTCTGAAGGTTTTATGGCATTTCAACAACGCCCCGAAACAGGTGCCATGAAACTGGTCACCAACAACGGAATTTACTTTGAATTCATCCCTTTTAAGCCCGAATATATTCAATCGGACGGGTCGCTTGTACAAGATGCGCCCTCCTTGACCATTGCCGAGGTAGAACTGCATCAAGATTATGTTTTGGTCATTAGTACGGTCGCCGGGGCTTGGCGTTACCTCATTGGCGATACCATTGAATTTACCGATATTGATCGTGCCGAGATCAAGATTACCGGACGCACCAAATTTTTCTTGAATACAGTGGGTTCCCAACTGTCTGTAAACAAACTCAATGATGCCGTAAAGCATCTTGAACAGAAATATGACATACAAATTCCAGAGTATACCCTTTGCGCCAATCGTATTGAAGATGATTTTTACCATAGCTGGTACTTGGGCACTTCTTCCAAAATTGATGAAACACAATTAGCGATTGCATTGGACGATTTTTTAAAGCATGCGAATAAAAATTACAAGGTAGCCCGATCAAAAGCTTTGGAAGGCGTAAAAGTCAATACCATACTACCATCGGTTTTTTATGACTGGAACGCAGCCAATAAAAAGAAAGGCGGTCAGGTAAAGATGGAACGCGTAATGGGTGAGGAACGTTTCGCCGAATGGAAAGAGTTTGCTGACAATCAAGGCTAA
- a CDS encoding type 1 glutamine amidotransferase domain-containing protein: MKLKDKKVAILATDGFEKSELFEPLNALRDEGAEVHIISVKEGEIKSWDGNNWGETVQVDKLVENANEADYNSLVLPGGVANPDLLRTHDKALDFIRAFFSSSKPVAAICHAPWLLISANVIENRKVTSYHSIKDDVMNAGAHWVDEEVVVDQGLVTSRNPDDLPAFINKVIEETREGKHDEQVVNA; the protein is encoded by the coding sequence ATGAAATTAAAAGATAAAAAAGTAGCGATTTTAGCCACAGACGGATTTGAAAAATCAGAATTGTTTGAGCCTTTAAATGCATTGAGAGATGAAGGTGCCGAAGTACACATTATCTCGGTCAAAGAAGGTGAGATAAAAAGCTGGGACGGAAATAACTGGGGAGAAACCGTTCAAGTAGATAAATTGGTAGAAAATGCAAATGAAGCAGATTACAATTCCTTGGTTTTGCCGGGCGGGGTGGCAAACCCCGATTTGTTGCGAACCCATGATAAGGCACTTGACTTTATCCGTGCATTTTTTAGCAGTAGCAAACCGGTAGCAGCTATCTGCCATGCACCGTGGTTATTGATAAGTGCCAATGTTATTGAAAACAGGAAAGTGACTTCATATCACAGTATTAAAGATGATGTAATGAATGCAGGTGCACATTGGGTAGATGAAGAAGTTGTAGTAGATCAAGGTTTGGTAACCAGTAGAAATCCGGATGATTTACCTGCTTTCATCAATAAGGTTATAGAAGAAACCCGAGAAGGTAAACATGACGAACAAGTAGTGAATGCATAG
- the scpA gene encoding methylmalonyl-CoA mutase has protein sequence MMSSRKDVSNIALSSEAGSLKSDVTSSAVENSIGKKFETAEKVVIKSSFDKDDIAEAEHLNFVAGIPPYLRGPYSTMYVRRPWTIRQYAGFSTAEESNAFYRRNLKGGQKGLSVAFDLPTHRGYDSDHERVVGDVGKAGVAIDSVEDMKILFDGIPLDKMSVSMTMNGAVLPIMAFYIVAAEEQGVDKALLAGTIQNDILKEFMVRNTYIYPPKPSMQLVADIFEYTSRFMPKFNSISISGYHMHEAGASADIELAYTLADGLEYIKTGLKAGLEIDNFAPRLSFFWGIGMNHFMEIAKMRAARMLWAKLVKQFNPKNQKSLALRTHCQTSGWSLTEQDPFNNVARTTIEAMAATLGGTQSLHTNALDEAIALPTDFSARIARETQIFLQEETKITKTVDPWAGSYYVEYLTDQLVQKAWALMEEVEELGGMTKAIEAGIPKMRIEQAAARKQARIDSGQDVIVGVNKFKLEEEEDLQILEVDNQKVRRQQLDRLATIKNSRDKVAVKSALAELTNAAKLKMESGDQNLPMDKNLLALAVDAARLRATLGEISDALEVVFGRYKAVINSFSGVYSKEIKNDTSFQKAKAMTDQFAEQDGRRPRIMIAKMGQDGHDRGAKVVATGYADLGFDVDIGPLFQTPEEAAKQAVENDVHILGVSSLAAGHKTLVPAVIAELKNYGREDIMVIVGGVIPKQDYQFLYDAGAVAVFGPGTKISDAAIQLLEILIDI, from the coding sequence ATGATGAGTAGTAGAAAGGATGTTTCAAATATTGCTTTGTCGTCAGAAGCTGGAAGCTTGAAGTCTGATGTCACTTCGAGCGCAGTCGAGAACTCTATTGGTAAAAAATTCGAAACGGCGGAGAAAGTTGTCATCAAATCATCATTTGATAAAGATGATATTGCCGAAGCGGAACACCTTAATTTCGTGGCAGGTATTCCTCCATACTTGCGAGGACCCTATTCTACCATGTATGTTCGCAGACCTTGGACGATTCGCCAATATGCGGGATTTTCAACTGCCGAAGAAAGTAATGCCTTTTACAGAAGAAACTTAAAAGGAGGTCAAAAAGGACTCTCCGTAGCCTTTGATTTGCCAACACATCGTGGATATGATAGCGACCACGAACGTGTGGTTGGCGATGTGGGCAAGGCGGGCGTTGCTATTGATTCCGTTGAGGATATGAAGATTTTATTTGATGGCATTCCGTTGGATAAAATGTCGGTTTCCATGACCATGAACGGTGCGGTACTTCCCATAATGGCCTTTTATATTGTGGCTGCCGAAGAGCAAGGTGTAGATAAAGCGTTGCTTGCGGGCACTATCCAAAACGACATACTTAAAGAGTTTATGGTGCGAAATACCTATATATATCCACCAAAACCCTCAATGCAATTGGTGGCCGATATTTTTGAATATACAAGCCGATTTATGCCGAAATTCAACAGTATCAGTATTTCTGGATACCACATGCACGAAGCCGGCGCATCTGCAGATATTGAATTGGCGTATACGTTGGCAGACGGATTGGAATACATTAAAACCGGACTAAAAGCCGGATTGGAAATCGATAACTTTGCTCCCCGTCTCTCCTTTTTTTGGGGAATAGGAATGAATCATTTCATGGAGATTGCCAAAATGCGGGCTGCTCGAATGTTGTGGGCAAAATTGGTGAAACAGTTCAATCCGAAAAATCAAAAATCATTGGCATTACGTACCCATTGCCAAACCAGTGGTTGGAGTTTGACCGAGCAAGACCCGTTCAACAATGTTGCAAGAACTACGATTGAGGCCATGGCGGCAACATTGGGGGGGACCCAGAGTTTACATACCAATGCACTGGATGAGGCCATTGCTTTGCCAACCGATTTCTCGGCACGAATAGCCAGGGAAACACAAATATTCTTACAGGAAGAAACCAAAATAACCAAAACGGTCGACCCTTGGGCAGGTAGTTATTATGTAGAATACCTAACGGATCAACTCGTGCAAAAAGCATGGGCCTTAATGGAGGAGGTAGAGGAACTGGGTGGGATGACCAAGGCCATTGAGGCGGGAATTCCCAAAATGCGTATCGAGCAAGCCGCGGCAAGAAAACAGGCCCGTATCGATAGTGGGCAGGACGTAATTGTTGGGGTGAACAAATTTAAATTGGAAGAGGAGGAGGATCTGCAAATCCTCGAAGTTGATAATCAGAAAGTACGCAGACAACAATTGGATCGTTTGGCTACAATCAAAAACTCACGTGACAAAGTGGCTGTCAAAAGTGCTTTGGCCGAATTGACCAATGCGGCAAAATTGAAAATGGAATCGGGCGACCAAAACTTGCCCATGGATAAAAATTTGCTAGCTTTAGCCGTTGATGCCGCACGGTTACGAGCAACTTTAGGAGAGATAAGTGATGCCCTAGAAGTGGTTTTTGGTAGGTATAAAGCGGTAATAAATTCATTTTCAGGCGTGTATTCCAAAGAAATCAAAAACGATACAAGTTTTCAAAAGGCAAAAGCCATGACGGACCAATTTGCGGAGCAAGATGGTCGCCGTCCTAGAATCATGATCGCGAAAATGGGTCAGGACGGCCACGATCGTGGTGCCAAAGTAGTTGCTACCGGTTATGCCGATCTGGGCTTTGATGTTGATATTGGACCGTTGTTTCAAACACCTGAAGAAGCTGCAAAACAAGCCGTAGAAAATGACGTGCATATTTTAGGCGTTTCCTCTTTGGCCGCAGGCCATAAAACCTTGGTGCCCGCTGTAATCGCTGAACTCAAAAACTATGGTCGCGAAGATATTATGGTTATCGTAGGAGGTGTGATTCCCAAACAAGATTATCAGTTCCTCTATGATGCCGGTGCCGTAGCCGTTTTTGGCCCTGGTACCAAAATCAGCGATGCGGCCATTCAGTTATTGGAGATTTTGATTGATATTTGA
- a CDS encoding methylmalonyl-CoA mutase subunit beta: MSSKKFFDGFSEVSAKEWKQKIQVDLKGADYNETLVWESPEGIKVKPFYHADDTISPTHTVASGWDIGQSIYAGNTVIANKKAKAFLEKGAEALYIIVPSVDIKIAEVLANIDLYKVKVYFEFRFLNLAYVKSVLEYAANAPENIYLNIDPIGNLARTGNWFFNLEKDHGLLNGILDFKKGNIISVDTTLYQNAGANIVQQLAYALAHANEYLNYVSNKGKQRSLITFKVAVGTNYFFEIAKLRALRVLWNVLANEYGVVEDCHIVTIPTRRNKTLYDYNTNMLRTTAECMSAILGGSDMVCNMPYDAIYHKNNEFGDRIALNQLLLLKNESYFDKVGNPADGAYYIESLTNQLAQKALALFKAIEQNGGFLKQLKEHTIQRKIQESAEKEQARFNTGEEVLVGTNRYQNENDKMKDTIELYPFLKTNARKTLIQPILEKRLAEEVEQKRLDDE, from the coding sequence ATGTCAAGCAAAAAATTCTTTGATGGATTTTCTGAAGTTTCCGCCAAGGAATGGAAACAGAAAATACAGGTAGATCTAAAGGGAGCGGATTACAACGAAACCTTGGTTTGGGAATCTCCCGAAGGTATCAAGGTAAAGCCTTTTTACCATGCCGACGATACTATTTCTCCCACCCATACGGTAGCTTCGGGTTGGGATATAGGCCAATCAATTTATGCGGGAAATACCGTTATCGCCAATAAAAAGGCAAAGGCTTTTTTGGAAAAAGGAGCTGAAGCACTTTATATCATTGTTCCATCAGTGGATATTAAAATTGCAGAAGTGCTGGCAAACATAGACCTGTACAAGGTCAAAGTGTATTTCGAGTTTCGGTTTTTAAATCTTGCATATGTCAAATCGGTTCTTGAATATGCTGCAAATGCCCCGGAGAACATCTATCTTAATATTGACCCTATTGGAAATTTGGCACGAACGGGCAACTGGTTTTTTAATTTGGAGAAAGACCATGGCTTATTAAACGGGATTCTTGATTTTAAAAAAGGAAATATCATTAGTGTTGACACTACGCTGTACCAAAATGCAGGAGCAAACATTGTTCAGCAATTGGCCTATGCCTTGGCCCATGCCAATGAATACCTAAATTACGTTTCCAATAAGGGAAAGCAAAGGAGTTTAATAACCTTTAAGGTCGCCGTTGGTACGAATTATTTTTTTGAAATCGCCAAACTTCGTGCGCTTCGAGTATTGTGGAACGTTTTGGCAAATGAATATGGTGTCGTTGAAGATTGCCATATTGTAACGATTCCCACACGTAGGAACAAGACCCTGTACGATTATAATACGAATATGCTCAGGACTACTGCAGAATGCATGTCGGCCATTTTGGGCGGTAGCGATATGGTGTGCAATATGCCTTATGATGCCATATACCATAAAAACAATGAATTTGGGGACCGCATTGCATTGAATCAACTGTTGCTTCTAAAAAACGAGAGCTATTTTGATAAGGTAGGTAATCCTGCCGATGGGGCATATTATATTGAAAGCTTAACGAACCAATTGGCCCAAAAGGCATTGGCGCTTTTCAAAGCTATCGAACAAAACGGTGGTTTTTTAAAACAGCTGAAGGAGCATACGATTCAACGAAAAATACAAGAAAGCGCCGAAAAAGAACAAGCTCGTTTCAACACCGGGGAAGAAGTTTTGGTCGGCACAAATCGTTATCAAAACGAGAATGATAAAATGAAGGATACGATTGAATTGTATCCCTTTCTGAAAACTAATGCACGAAAGACTTTGATTCAACCGATTTTAGAGAAACGTTTAGCCGAAGAAGTGGAACAAAAAAGACTGGATGATGAGTAG